One Persicobacter psychrovividus DNA window includes the following coding sequences:
- a CDS encoding HAD-IIIA family hydrolase, which produces MQSLKYNIKMVITDVDGTLTDGGMYYTEQGDEFKKFNAKDGMGMNLLRKAGIEVGIISHGKAPHMVLNRAERLGLKYCYVGQEPKMKVLEGWLKELNISAAQVCYIGDDINDQEIMESVGLSACPADAVKVIRATADIVLSRGGGDCAFRELVDEHLLG; this is translated from the coding sequence ATGCAATCATTGAAATATAATATTAAAATGGTCATCACGGATGTGGATGGCACCCTTACCGACGGTGGGATGTATTATACCGAGCAAGGGGATGAGTTTAAAAAGTTCAATGCCAAAGATGGTATGGGGATGAATCTTCTGCGCAAAGCGGGGATCGAGGTTGGGATTATCAGCCACGGAAAAGCACCACACATGGTCCTGAACAGGGCCGAGCGTCTTGGACTGAAATATTGCTATGTGGGGCAGGAGCCTAAGATGAAGGTGCTCGAAGGTTGGTTGAAAGAACTGAACATTTCTGCGGCGCAGGTATGTTATATCGGTGATGATATTAATGATCAGGAAATCATGGAGTCTGTAGGTTTGTCGGCTTGCCCTGCCGATGCTGTCAAGGTAATTCGTGCCACCGCAGACATCGTTTTGAGCCGTGGTGGAGGCGATTGCGCTTTCCGTGAGCTGGTCGATGAACACCTTTTGGGTTAA
- the argS gene encoding arginine--tRNA ligase has product MNINSAIKKAISEAFQAQFGAELPVEEVKLQPCRKDFEGTHTFLTFPFARISKKNPEQTAQVLGEYLKENSEVIADFNVVKGFLNLVLEQQVWVDALKTMAADDQYGFAASNGKKVMVEYSSPNTNKPLHLGHLRNNFLGYSVSEILKAAGYEVQKVNLVNDRGIHICKSMLAYLKFGEGETPSTAGIKGDKLVGNYYVKYDQEYKKEVQALVAEGKSEEDAKKEAPLMVGAQKMLRDWEAGEEEVVALWKKMNGWVYDGFNATYKTMGVDFDKFYYESDTYLLGKDIVNDGLEKGVFFKKDDNSVWADLSNEGLDEKLVLRGDGTSVYITQDMGTADLKHKDFAFDQSIYVVGNEQDYHFDVLFRILKNVGREYAEGMYHLSYGMVDLPSGKMKSREGTVVDADDLMQEMFDTAEAHTKELGKIDGFTEAEASALYRQLGLGALKYFLLKVDPKRRMMFNPEESIQFQGNTGPFIQYTHARISAISRKAKEQGIDTSNIGELTDLQPSEIEGIRLLSTFPDVIKEAASNHSPAVIANFCFELAKEYNRFYAEVAIFNEEDPQKLAFRVAFSEKVAEVIRRGMQLLGVEAPNRM; this is encoded by the coding sequence ATGAATATAAATAGTGCAATCAAAAAAGCCATTTCTGAGGCTTTTCAGGCGCAATTTGGTGCCGAATTACCTGTTGAAGAAGTGAAGCTTCAACCTTGTCGTAAGGATTTTGAAGGAACACATACTTTCCTGACTTTCCCTTTTGCGCGCATCAGTAAGAAAAATCCTGAGCAAACGGCGCAAGTTTTAGGGGAATACCTGAAAGAAAATAGCGAAGTGATCGCTGATTTCAATGTGGTGAAAGGTTTCTTGAACTTGGTGCTGGAGCAACAGGTGTGGGTTGATGCCCTGAAAACGATGGCCGCTGACGATCAATATGGTTTCGCCGCTTCGAATGGCAAAAAAGTGATGGTGGAATATTCTTCCCCAAACACCAACAAGCCATTGCACTTGGGGCATTTGAGAAATAACTTCCTGGGGTATTCTGTTTCTGAGATTTTGAAAGCGGCAGGTTACGAAGTGCAAAAAGTGAACTTGGTCAACGACCGTGGTATCCACATTTGTAAGTCGATGCTTGCCTACCTGAAGTTTGGTGAGGGGGAAACGCCTTCGACAGCAGGGATCAAAGGCGATAAGCTGGTAGGGAACTACTATGTGAAGTACGATCAGGAGTACAAAAAAGAAGTACAGGCATTGGTTGCTGAGGGGAAATCGGAAGAGGATGCCAAGAAAGAAGCCCCTTTGATGGTTGGCGCTCAGAAAATGTTGCGTGACTGGGAAGCTGGCGAAGAAGAAGTGGTTGCACTTTGGAAGAAAATGAACGGATGGGTGTACGATGGCTTTAATGCGACTTACAAAACCATGGGCGTTGATTTCGACAAGTTCTACTATGAGTCGGATACTTACCTTTTGGGAAAAGACATCGTGAATGATGGGCTTGAAAAAGGCGTTTTCTTCAAAAAAGACGATAACTCCGTTTGGGCTGACCTTTCGAATGAAGGATTGGACGAGAAACTGGTATTGCGTGGCGATGGCACTTCGGTATATATCACACAAGATATGGGGACGGCAGATCTTAAACACAAAGATTTTGCCTTCGATCAGTCTATTTATGTGGTAGGGAATGAGCAGGATTATCACTTCGATGTGTTGTTCCGCATTTTGAAAAATGTTGGTCGTGAGTATGCTGAAGGAATGTATCACCTTTCTTACGGAATGGTAGATTTACCTTCAGGGAAAATGAAATCCCGTGAAGGAACAGTGGTTGATGCCGACGATTTAATGCAGGAAATGTTTGATACTGCTGAAGCGCACACCAAAGAGTTGGGTAAGATTGACGGCTTTACAGAAGCAGAAGCTTCAGCACTTTATCGCCAGCTGGGCTTGGGTGCACTGAAATATTTCTTGCTGAAAGTGGATCCGAAACGCCGAATGATGTTCAACCCAGAGGAGTCTATCCAGTTCCAGGGAAATACAGGCCCGTTCATCCAATACACGCACGCACGGATTTCCGCAATTTCCCGCAAAGCGAAGGAGCAGGGGATCGATACGTCGAATATCGGTGAGTTGACTGACCTTCAGCCATCAGAAATTGAAGGTATCCGTCTTTTAAGTACTTTCCCTGACGTGATCAAGGAAGCGGCAAGCAACCATTCTCCTGCGGTTATTGCTAACTTCTGCTTTGAGTTAGCCAAAGAATATAACCGCTTCTATGCCGAGGTAGCGATCTTTAATGAAGAAGATCCTCAAAAACTGGCCTTCCGTGTCGCTTTCTCTGAGAAAGTTGCTGAGGTGATTCGTCGAGGAATGCAATTATTGGGTGTTGAAGCACCAAATCGCATGTAA
- a CDS encoding glutathione peroxidase has translation MKKVAIGICLVAFALGILTSCGDATVKSKPAATATTVNPEKAAVVSNSAFYDFKMNDIDGNEIDFSKFKGEKVLIVNVASKCGYTPQYEGLEALNKQHGDKVIILGFPANNFGGQEPGSNAEIKKFCTGNYGVSFTMMEKVSVKGADQNALYTWLSDKDKNGWNDQAPNWNFNKYLINEKGELVKYFGSKVKPMSPELVNAILD, from the coding sequence ATGAAAAAAGTAGCAATTGGGATTTGCTTAGTAGCCTTCGCGCTGGGGATCCTTACAAGTTGTGGCGACGCAACCGTAAAGTCGAAGCCTGCAGCAACCGCAACCACAGTAAATCCTGAAAAGGCAGCAGTGGTAAGCAACAGTGCTTTTTATGATTTCAAGATGAATGATATTGATGGCAATGAGATCGATTTCTCAAAATTCAAAGGAGAAAAAGTTTTGATTGTCAATGTGGCCTCAAAATGTGGTTACACACCGCAGTATGAAGGTTTGGAAGCCTTGAACAAGCAGCATGGCGACAAGGTGATTATCCTTGGGTTCCCTGCCAATAACTTCGGAGGGCAAGAGCCTGGTTCAAATGCGGAAATCAAGAAGTTCTGTACAGGTAATTATGGCGTTTCGTTCACCATGATGGAAAAGGTGAGTGTGAAAGGGGCGGACCAGAACGCACTCTACACCTGGTTGTCTGATAAAGACAAAAATGGCTGGAATGATCAAGCGCCAAACTGGAATTTCAATAAGTATTTGATCAATGAAAAAGGGGAGTTGGTGAAGTACTTCGGTTCGAAAGTGAAGCCTATGTCGCCAGAATTGGTGAACGCTATATTGGATTAA
- a CDS encoding 1,4-dihydroxy-2-naphthoate polyprenyltransferase, translating into MNQTHTPPSKAKAWLSAFRLRTLPLAFSSIFLGSFVAAYQGVFHWQILLLASLTTLCLQVLSNLANDYGDSIHGADSADRTGPQRAVQAGLISAQEMKKGMIAFAALSFIFGLLLILVAFGANLKLLLIFLGMGVAAIIAAITYTAGVRPYGYMGLGDLSVFIFFGVVGVMGVFFLYAQQWQNELLLLAIGVGALSTGVLNVNNIRDIDSDRKAGKISIPVRIGRSKAVVYHWVLLAVGVLAPVWYMKANINHVWQWAFLLVVPLFFKNGIAVSRYQDAKALDPYLKQLAISTFLFVILIGVCLLS; encoded by the coding sequence ATGAATCAAACCCATACGCCTCCGAGTAAAGCCAAGGCATGGTTATCTGCTTTTAGGTTACGAACACTTCCATTGGCCTTTTCAAGTATATTTTTAGGCAGCTTCGTGGCTGCATATCAAGGGGTGTTTCATTGGCAAATTTTACTGCTTGCCAGCCTAACGACCCTTTGTTTACAGGTGCTGTCCAATTTAGCCAATGATTATGGCGATAGCATCCATGGTGCTGATTCCGCAGACCGTACAGGCCCACAGCGGGCAGTTCAGGCAGGTTTAATTTCTGCCCAGGAAATGAAAAAGGGCATGATCGCCTTTGCCGCACTTTCTTTTATTTTCGGTCTTTTGCTGATTTTGGTGGCTTTTGGTGCCAATTTAAAATTACTTCTCATTTTCCTCGGGATGGGGGTGGCCGCAATAATTGCCGCAATTACTTATACCGCAGGCGTGCGCCCTTATGGTTATATGGGGCTGGGAGATTTGTCCGTATTTATCTTTTTTGGTGTGGTCGGGGTAATGGGCGTTTTCTTTTTATATGCCCAGCAGTGGCAAAATGAGTTGCTGCTGCTTGCTATTGGTGTTGGTGCCCTGAGTACAGGCGTGTTGAATGTGAATAATATTCGAGATATTGATTCTGACCGCAAGGCGGGGAAAATCTCCATTCCTGTGCGTATCGGCCGATCAAAAGCCGTTGTTTACCATTGGGTGTTGCTTGCTGTTGGTGTACTCGCTCCTGTATGGTATATGAAAGCTAATATTAATCATGTTTGGCAATGGGCTTTTTTGCTGGTGGTTCCTTTATTTTTTAAAAATGGAATAGCGGTTTCTCGATATCAGGATGCTAAAGCACTCGACCCTTATTTAAAGCAGCTTGCGATTTCTACCTTTTTGTTTGTGATTTTGATTGGTGTATGCCTTTTGTCATAA
- a CDS encoding Crp/Fnr family transcriptional regulator, with product MANNKVPKNTCDSCPRLEDTLFNGVNGDELLKVSENKSCIRYKKGQTLYYEGTRPMGMFCVNSGKVKVFKMSSDGKEHIVHLAKAGDFLGYKDLIGEEFYTTSATVLEDSIICYIPKTNFLSLLMSNPDFFSKVTKAIIRSHGILENKLLNIAQKSVRERLAATLLMLKETYGMDTEEQGVLLDIALTREDLANIIGTATETVIRLLSEFKSEKMVALQGKKIRIIDEPSLVKTADFYETLN from the coding sequence GTGGCTAATAATAAAGTTCCAAAAAATACCTGTGACTCATGCCCTCGCTTGGAGGATACCCTTTTTAATGGTGTTAATGGCGACGAGTTACTGAAAGTATCGGAGAATAAATCTTGTATCAGGTATAAGAAAGGCCAGACGCTCTATTATGAGGGCACGCGCCCAATGGGGATGTTCTGTGTCAATTCTGGTAAAGTGAAGGTTTTTAAGATGAGTTCTGACGGCAAAGAGCACATTGTTCACCTGGCAAAAGCAGGCGATTTTTTGGGATATAAAGACCTTATCGGTGAAGAATTCTATACAACTTCAGCGACGGTACTTGAAGATTCGATCATCTGTTATATCCCAAAAACAAACTTCCTGAGTTTGCTAATGTCTAATCCCGACTTTTTCTCTAAAGTAACGAAAGCCATTATTCGCTCTCATGGAATTTTGGAGAACAAGCTTTTGAACATCGCCCAGAAATCTGTTCGTGAGCGTTTGGCGGCAACATTGTTAATGCTGAAAGAAACTTACGGTATGGATACTGAAGAGCAGGGGGTTTTGTTGGATATTGCTTTGACTCGTGAAGATTTAGCCAATATTATCGGGACAGCAACGGAAACGGTGATTCGTTTGCTCAGCGAGTTTAAGAGCGAGAAAATGGTCGCACTTCAGGGCAAGAAGATTAGGATTATCGACGAGCCTTCGTTAGTGAAAACGGCAGATTTTTACGAAACGCTTAATTAA
- a CDS encoding NUDIX hydrolase, protein MKIFINDRIIRLISKKKEYRQSAFDHILDGTKEHLKTSLQGTVFIKNAGLVHVSQVIEISRRKDAGRWTSVTMQFEDLAPAKTFFKEQFNIVEAAGGLVLNDKGKKLMIFRLGKWDLPKGKLEKKEAAADGALREVEEECNIKVALAEKICHTWHTYVYKGKNVLKKSHWYEMKCLDDRKMKPQLEEDITDVRWMSDAEIDIALKNTFPSIHIVWERFNEKTIKSR, encoded by the coding sequence ATGAAGATTTTCATCAACGATCGAATTATTCGGCTCATCAGCAAAAAAAAGGAATATCGTCAAAGTGCTTTTGACCATATCCTCGATGGGACCAAAGAACACCTCAAGACATCGCTTCAGGGGACGGTCTTCATTAAAAATGCGGGGCTTGTGCATGTTTCGCAAGTGATTGAGATCAGCCGACGCAAAGATGCTGGGCGATGGACCAGCGTAACGATGCAATTTGAGGACCTTGCGCCTGCAAAGACGTTTTTCAAGGAGCAATTCAATATTGTGGAAGCTGCGGGCGGACTGGTACTGAATGATAAAGGTAAAAAGCTGATGATTTTCCGCCTGGGCAAATGGGACCTTCCCAAAGGCAAGCTGGAGAAAAAGGAAGCCGCTGCTGATGGTGCCTTGCGGGAAGTTGAGGAAGAATGCAATATTAAGGTGGCACTTGCGGAAAAGATTTGCCACACCTGGCACACCTATGTTTATAAAGGCAAAAATGTGCTGAAGAAATCCCACTGGTATGAAATGAAATGCCTTGACGACCGAAAGATGAAACCACAGCTTGAGGAGGACATTACTGATGTAAGGTGGATGAGCGATGCGGAGATTGATATTGCACTAAAAAATACTTTCCCCTCCATTCATATTGTATGGGAACGTTTTAATGAGAAGACGATAAAAAGCCGTTAA
- the pyrE gene encoding orotate phosphoribosyltransferase has protein sequence MDPKEISQKVASVLLEVEAIKLSPSSPFTWSSGWKSPIYCDNRVSLAYPAARTFIKESLAAMIKANYPEVEAIAGVATAGVPQGALVADALGVPFMYVRSSPKGHGMENLIEGAPKGGQKVVVLEDLISTGGSSLKAVDALRKAGIQVLGMAAIFTYGFQIADDNFKAADVSLSVLSNYGDMIETALATAYVKAEDVELLKAWRVDPANWGA, from the coding sequence ATGGATCCTAAAGAAATTTCTCAAAAAGTTGCTTCTGTACTTTTAGAAGTGGAAGCAATCAAGTTAAGCCCAAGCAGCCCTTTCACTTGGAGCTCAGGCTGGAAGTCCCCAATTTACTGCGATAACCGTGTTTCTTTGGCTTATCCTGCAGCAAGAACCTTCATCAAGGAATCGTTGGCGGCGATGATCAAGGCCAACTATCCAGAAGTTGAAGCGATTGCAGGTGTTGCTACCGCAGGTGTACCACAAGGTGCCTTGGTGGCAGATGCTTTGGGAGTGCCGTTTATGTATGTACGTTCGTCGCCGAAAGGCCACGGAATGGAAAACCTGATTGAAGGTGCGCCTAAAGGCGGACAGAAGGTGGTTGTTTTAGAGGACCTGATCTCCACTGGAGGAAGCTCACTGAAAGCCGTTGATGCTTTGCGCAAGGCAGGTATTCAGGTGTTGGGAATGGCGGCAATTTTCACCTATGGTTTCCAGATTGCTGATGATAACTTCAAGGCTGCGGATGTTTCTTTGTCGGTATTGTCAAATTATGGCGATATGATTGAAACCGCTTTAGCGACAGCATATGTGAAGGCAGAGGATGTTGAGTTGTTGAAGGCGTGGAGAGTGGACCCAGCCAATTGGGGTGCATAA
- a CDS encoding TIGR02757 family protein → MATPNDLQQLLDTHFEQFHQPDFIPHDPISIPHRFRKKQDIEISGFIAAVLAWGQRKTIINKCTELMERMDNAPHDFILHHQSADLKKLLGFKHRTFNEEDLLYFVDFLKYCYKEHNSLEEWFCLKDALDAPNIERGLIYFNEAFTQRDTFPQRTGKHVATPARKSACKRINMYLRWMVRSAEGGVDFGLWKKISPAQLICPCDVHVDRIARRLDLLTRKQTDWLAAVELTENLKAFDPLDPVKYDLALFGIGVNEKNGDFEL, encoded by the coding sequence ATGGCAACACCCAACGATCTTCAGCAATTGCTCGACACCCACTTTGAGCAATTCCACCAGCCTGATTTCATCCCCCATGATCCCATCAGTATTCCGCATCGCTTCCGTAAAAAACAAGACATAGAAATATCGGGGTTCATTGCTGCCGTGCTCGCCTGGGGGCAACGGAAAACCATCATCAATAAATGTACAGAACTGATGGAGCGCATGGACAATGCGCCTCATGATTTCATCCTTCACCATCAGTCTGCTGACCTGAAAAAACTGCTCGGTTTTAAGCACCGAACATTCAATGAAGAAGACTTGCTTTATTTTGTTGATTTCCTGAAATACTGCTATAAAGAACACAACAGCCTGGAAGAGTGGTTTTGCCTGAAAGATGCCCTGGACGCTCCCAATATAGAACGGGGCCTGATCTATTTCAATGAGGCTTTTACTCAGCGAGACACTTTCCCACAGCGAACGGGAAAACATGTCGCTACCCCTGCGCGGAAATCCGCCTGCAAGCGGATTAATATGTACCTGCGCTGGATGGTCAGAAGTGCTGAAGGGGGCGTCGATTTTGGGCTGTGGAAAAAAATCAGCCCTGCACAGCTTATATGTCCCTGCGATGTTCATGTGGATCGCATTGCGCGACGGCTGGACCTACTTACCCGCAAACAAACCGACTGGCTTGCGGCTGTGGAACTGACAGAAAACCTGAAAGCGTTTGATCCGCTGGATCCTGTAAAATACGATCTCGCGCTTTTCGGTATTGGTGTCAATGAAAAAAATGGCGACTTCGAGCTGTAG
- a CDS encoding protoporphyrinogen/coproporphyrinogen oxidase — translation MYDAIIIGAGISGVSLAFHLAEAQKKVLVLEQSDHVGGCLRSATSSEDDSFWLEMGAHTSYNSYQAFIELIEKSQGLTALNARKKVPYKVLHKNKLAGVTKPMSWLNAITAVPNIFFAKKEEKTVAEYYGKILGKKNYQNYFSHVFSAVPCQPVDEFPADMLFKKREKRKDILRSFTMKSGLQSVPRSLAHHPNIKLITNATVDSISYTGSVVTATLNSGQVFEAQQLAFATPPDEAQRLMTPHHQALTIALAKIPVAKSEAMGVMVKKKDLSIPEVAGIFAPNGSYYSVVSRDVVEDDRYRGFTFHFKPQHLSDAVKIDTICDVLKIRKDHIVHQFKKENILPSLRLGHKDIVRTIEQESKALPIFFTGNYFDGLSIEDCALRSKEVATQMLYQL, via the coding sequence ATGTACGACGCAATCATCATTGGAGCGGGAATCAGTGGAGTCAGCTTGGCTTTTCATCTTGCTGAAGCCCAAAAAAAAGTATTGGTTTTAGAACAGTCAGATCACGTCGGGGGGTGCTTACGGTCAGCAACCTCTTCCGAAGATGATTCCTTCTGGCTGGAAATGGGTGCGCACACCTCCTATAATTCTTATCAGGCATTTATTGAGCTTATTGAGAAAAGCCAGGGACTTACGGCGCTCAATGCCCGAAAGAAAGTCCCCTACAAGGTATTGCACAAAAACAAGCTTGCAGGAGTGACCAAACCCATGAGCTGGCTGAATGCCATTACTGCTGTACCGAATATTTTCTTCGCCAAAAAAGAAGAGAAAACGGTTGCTGAATACTACGGGAAAATTCTTGGCAAAAAAAATTACCAAAACTACTTCAGTCATGTATTTTCGGCTGTTCCCTGCCAGCCTGTGGATGAATTTCCCGCCGATATGCTGTTCAAAAAACGTGAGAAACGGAAGGACATTTTACGGAGCTTCACCATGAAAAGCGGCCTTCAGTCTGTACCCCGAAGCCTGGCGCACCATCCCAATATTAAGTTGATTACCAATGCCACCGTCGATAGTATCAGCTATACAGGCTCGGTGGTTACCGCTACGCTGAACAGTGGGCAGGTATTCGAGGCGCAACAATTAGCCTTTGCCACCCCTCCCGATGAGGCACAAAGGCTCATGACACCCCACCATCAGGCACTCACGATTGCCCTTGCCAAAATCCCCGTAGCCAAAAGCGAAGCCATGGGGGTGATGGTAAAAAAGAAAGACCTTTCGATCCCTGAAGTGGCGGGTATATTTGCGCCTAATGGCAGCTATTATTCGGTTGTTTCGCGCGATGTGGTGGAAGATGACCGATACCGAGGGTTTACCTTTCACTTCAAGCCACAGCATTTGAGCGATGCTGTCAAGATCGACACCATCTGCGATGTATTAAAAATCCGCAAAGATCATATCGTTCATCAGTTCAAGAAAGAGAACATTTTACCGAGCCTGAGACTTGGCCATAAAGACATCGTCAGAACGATTGAGCAAGAGAGCAAGGCGCTGCCGATTTTCTTTACTGGAAACTATTTCGATGGACTATCGATTGAAGATTGTGCACTTCGATCCAAAGAAGTCGCCACACAAATGCTTTATCAGCTTTAA